The following proteins are co-located in the Myxocyprinus asiaticus isolate MX2 ecotype Aquarium Trade chromosome 44, UBuf_Myxa_2, whole genome shotgun sequence genome:
- the LOC127434418 gene encoding E3 ubiquitin-protein ligase DTX3L-like isoform X1, producing the protein MGASQDKMHCTRYLNGKGPPPLAETSEAEANGTNNHKNDALIKQGNQPEGGQMILNIERWSLEGYPDCDTIQIIFHFDDGIQSDMHPHPGHSYKGMETMAYLPQNSMGTKILRQLEVAFQYKLLFTVVASSSGEYCVTPADIPLKPLDGEGSGSFGYPDPNYLKTVRKSLKVKGIK; encoded by the exons ATGGGGGCTTCACAGGATAAGATGCACTGCACCAGGTACCTGAATGGAAAAGGCCCTCCACCACTGGCCGAGACGT CTGAAGCAGAAGCTAATGGAACAAACAACCACAAAAACGATGCTCTGATAAAACAGGGAAATCAGCCAGAAGGAGGGCAAATGATTTTGAATATTGAAAGATGGAGCTTGGAAGGATACCCTGACTGTGACACCATTCAAATCATCTTTCATTTTGATGACGGCATCCAGTCG GATATGCATCCACACCCAGGGCACAGCTACAAGGGAATGGAGACTATGGCATACCTGCCTCAGAACAGTATGGGGACGAAGATTCTCCGGCAACTGGAGGTGGCCTTCCAATACAAGCTGCTATTCACTGTGGTAGCCAGTAGCAGCGGAGAATACTGTGTGACACCTGCAGACATTCCCCTCAAGCCACTGGACGGTGAGGGATCTGGGAG CTTTGGTTATCCGGATCCAAACTACCTGAAAACAGTGAGGAAGAGTCTTAAGGTAAAGGGGATCAAATGA
- the LOC127434418 gene encoding E3 ubiquitin-protein ligase DTX3L-like isoform X2 produces MEKALHHWPRRGNQPEGGQMILNIERWSLEGYPDCDTIQIIFHFDDGIQSDMHPHPGHSYKGMETMAYLPQNSMGTKILRQLEVAFQYKLLFTVVASSSGEYCVTPADIPLKPLDGEGSGSFGYPDPNYLKTVRKSLKVKGIK; encoded by the exons ATGGAAAAGGCCCTCCACCACTGGCCGAGACGT GGAAATCAGCCAGAAGGAGGGCAAATGATTTTGAATATTGAAAGATGGAGCTTGGAAGGATACCCTGACTGTGACACCATTCAAATCATCTTTCATTTTGATGACGGCATCCAGTCG GATATGCATCCACACCCAGGGCACAGCTACAAGGGAATGGAGACTATGGCATACCTGCCTCAGAACAGTATGGGGACGAAGATTCTCCGGCAACTGGAGGTGGCCTTCCAATACAAGCTGCTATTCACTGTGGTAGCCAGTAGCAGCGGAGAATACTGTGTGACACCTGCAGACATTCCCCTCAAGCCACTGGACGGTGAGGGATCTGGGAG CTTTGGTTATCCGGATCCAAACTACCTGAAAACAGTGAGGAAGAGTCTTAAGGTAAAGGGGATCAAATGA